One region of Vibrio zhugei genomic DNA includes:
- the vctC gene encoding iron chelate ABC transporter ATP-binding protein VctC: protein MIVLDNLTKHFGSHTVVKRASAEFKLGKVTSIIGPNGAGKSTLLSMASRLMSRDGGQVWIDSKELVDWDTKALAKRLAVLRQSNSITMRFTIRELVEFGRFPHSQGALNSDDRRVIDRSIHYLDLSEIQHQYLDELSGGQRQMAFIAMVMAQDTDYVFLDEPLNNLDIKHSIKIMSTIRRLAQELNKAVVIVIHDINFASCYSDYIIALKQGEVVANGCVSEVIDESILSEIYETPFNIIEHDGNRVCLYYS, encoded by the coding sequence ATGATTGTTCTTGATAACCTGACTAAGCACTTTGGATCTCATACTGTCGTCAAGAGGGCCAGTGCCGAATTCAAATTGGGTAAAGTGACGTCAATTATTGGGCCGAATGGGGCAGGGAAGAGTACCCTGTTATCGATGGCCAGTCGTTTGATGAGTCGTGATGGCGGGCAGGTGTGGATCGACAGTAAAGAGCTGGTGGACTGGGATACCAAAGCGTTGGCAAAACGCTTAGCGGTGTTGCGTCAATCGAACTCAATCACGATGCGTTTTACCATTCGCGAGCTGGTGGAATTTGGGCGATTCCCTCATTCTCAAGGGGCACTGAACTCCGATGATCGCCGTGTGATTGACCGTTCGATTCACTATTTGGATCTGAGTGAGATTCAGCATCAGTACTTAGATGAACTGAGTGGTGGGCAACGTCAAATGGCGTTCATTGCGATGGTCATGGCGCAAGATACGGATTACGTTTTCTTAGATGAGCCATTGAACAACCTTGATATTAAACATTCGATAAAAATCATGTCGACCATTCGCCGCTTGGCGCAAGAACTGAATAAGGCCGTGGTGATTGTCATTCATGACATTAATTTTGCGTCATGTTATTCGGATTACATTATCGCCCTCAAGCAGGGCGAAGTGGTCGCCAATGGGTGCGTGAGCGAGGTGATTGACGAGTCAATCCTCAGCGAAATCTATGAAACGCCTTTTAACATCATTGAGCATGATGGAAATCGGGTGTGCTTATACTATTCTTAA
- a CDS encoding iron chelate uptake ABC transporter family permease subunit — protein MQDKTKLYLLVMLSVCVAGLFIGVGLNADNYQYFLSRRIPKVLAMILAGVAIAQSSVAFQTITHNRILTPSIMGFDALYLLAQVLVVVTLGTTSYFTVNAYANFALSTTVMVGASGVLFWLYFRRDRPNLMVLLLVGIVIGAVLGNIASFFTMLMSPNDFAALQSMMFASFNNVKTSLVYVTTPLMLFITWRLFRYHRVLDVFWLDQDNATSLGVDVFRITRNVLLLSAIMIAISTAIVGPVLFFGLLISNLTREWFRTFQHRILLFASSAMAVCTLLSGQWVVEKVFAFNTTLSVIINFIGGIYFLSLLLRNKVV, from the coding sequence GTGCAGGATAAAACCAAACTGTATCTCTTAGTCATGCTCTCTGTCTGCGTGGCAGGATTATTCATTGGCGTTGGATTAAACGCCGATAACTACCAATATTTTTTATCACGCCGGATACCGAAAGTACTCGCGATGATCCTCGCTGGGGTCGCTATCGCTCAGTCATCTGTGGCGTTTCAAACCATCACTCATAATCGAATTCTCACGCCAAGTATTATGGGCTTCGATGCGTTGTATTTACTGGCGCAGGTCTTAGTTGTGGTCACATTGGGGACTACGAGCTATTTCACTGTCAATGCGTATGCCAACTTTGCGTTAAGCACCACGGTGATGGTGGGAGCCTCTGGGGTATTGTTCTGGCTGTATTTTCGTAGGGACAGACCTAACTTGATGGTGTTGCTGCTGGTTGGCATTGTGATTGGTGCCGTCCTTGGCAATATCGCGTCTTTTTTTACCATGCTTATGAGTCCAAATGATTTCGCGGCGCTGCAATCGATGATGTTTGCCAGTTTCAATAACGTTAAGACCTCATTGGTCTACGTCACTACACCGTTGATGTTATTCATTACATGGCGGCTATTTCGTTACCATCGTGTATTGGATGTGTTCTGGTTGGATCAAGATAATGCCACAAGCTTAGGGGTCGATGTCTTCCGTATTACACGTAATGTTTTGTTATTGAGCGCGATTATGATCGCCATATCCACAGCCATCGTGGGGCCAGTGCTCTTTTTTGGACTCCTCATTAGCAACTTAACACGTGAGTGGTTCCGTACCTTTCAACACCGCATTTTACTGTTCGCCAGTTCGGCGATGGCGGTATGCACATTGCTAAGCGGTCAATGGGTTGTGGAGAAGGTGTTTGCGTTCAATACCACACTGAGTGTGATTATTAATTTTATCGGTGGCATCTATTTTCTTTCTTTGCTGCTGCGTAACAAAGTGGTGTAA
- the vctD gene encoding iron chelate uptake ABC transporter permease subunit VctD, with translation MKKLVFFLVILSLSSVFVGVGNLSVGRLLQGDPLAWQLLSTSRIPRLLAILLSGAGLSIAGLIMQQVSQNRFAAPSTSGTIECAMLGYVVSLVVFGNGDNVVMIFAFAIAGTLVFVQFIHRIQFKNAIFVPLVGLIFGNVVSSAASFIAYQFDAVQNLMGWTVANFANLLEGDYELLYIAVPISLIGYAFAKRISAVGMGKEFALNLGLNYQQVVIVGVCLVSIMSATVVMIVGQLPFLGLIVPNLVSAFYGDNMRHNIPITALWGALMVLLCDVVGRLIIFPYEMPVSMIISILGGVVFVVMILRGQRRAG, from the coding sequence GTGAAAAAATTAGTGTTTTTTCTGGTTATTCTGAGCTTAAGCTCTGTCTTTGTTGGTGTCGGTAACTTGTCCGTTGGTCGCTTACTACAAGGAGATCCTCTCGCGTGGCAATTGCTTTCAACCAGCCGTATTCCAAGGTTGTTGGCCATTCTGCTCTCGGGGGCTGGCTTAAGTATTGCCGGGCTTATCATGCAACAAGTGAGTCAAAATCGCTTCGCCGCTCCGTCCACATCGGGCACCATTGAGTGTGCGATGCTAGGGTATGTTGTGAGCCTGGTTGTTTTTGGTAATGGCGATAATGTTGTAATGATTTTTGCGTTTGCCATTGCGGGCACGCTTGTTTTCGTACAGTTTATTCATCGAATTCAATTTAAAAATGCCATTTTTGTCCCATTGGTCGGCCTTATTTTTGGCAATGTCGTGTCTTCTGCCGCCAGTTTTATTGCGTATCAATTTGATGCGGTACAGAACTTAATGGGCTGGACCGTCGCCAATTTTGCCAATCTCTTGGAGGGCGATTATGAACTATTGTATATCGCTGTACCGATCTCACTGATTGGGTATGCATTTGCCAAGCGTATCTCCGCGGTAGGGATGGGCAAAGAGTTTGCCTTAAATCTGGGGTTGAACTACCAGCAGGTTGTCATCGTGGGGGTGTGTTTGGTGTCGATTATGTCGGCCACCGTTGTCATGATTGTGGGTCAATTGCCATTTCTGGGATTGATCGTTCCAAATTTAGTCAGCGCCTTTTATGGCGATAATATGCGCCACAATATTCCAATCACGGCCTTGTGGGGCGCGTTGATGGTGCTATTGTGCGATGTCGTTGGTCGGCTGATTATTTTTCCGTACGAAATGCCAGTTTCAATGATCATCAGTATCTTAGGTGGTGTCGTGTTTGTGGTTATGATTCTACGAGGGCAACGTCGTGCAGGATAA
- a CDS encoding siderophore ABC transporter substrate-binding protein, translating to MKVSTGCALLGLVVACAAQASPVTVQHKLGKTTVAQVPKRVVVIGFGALDAVTSFGIEPVAVSKTQFMPAYLSQYAGDQYRDAGSLFEPDFEAIYNAKPDVIIIGPRAEKAYDELTKIAPTFVFGSRYNTDYWQHTQEEWHKLGKIFDIEPKVDAAIAKLDKQFQAVHDYNQQHSSNALVVMASGGNISTFGTSSRFSSVFHEFGFKTAAQVDNKGQHGDLISYEYIRQHNPDNLFIIDRDKLVNPKDSHTHENFENKLVQATKAYQDGHMYYLDLNAWYLGISGVHATEQMIQDVQQATQ from the coding sequence ATGAAGGTTTCAACTGGCTGTGCACTGTTAGGTTTAGTGGTAGCATGCGCTGCACAGGCAAGTCCGGTGACAGTGCAACACAAATTGGGAAAAACAACGGTAGCACAGGTGCCCAAACGAGTGGTTGTGATTGGTTTTGGCGCGTTAGATGCGGTCACCAGTTTTGGTATTGAGCCGGTTGCAGTATCGAAAACGCAATTTATGCCCGCGTATTTATCTCAATATGCGGGTGACCAATACCGAGATGCTGGGTCATTGTTTGAACCGGATTTTGAGGCCATCTACAATGCCAAACCGGATGTGATCATCATCGGCCCGCGAGCAGAAAAGGCCTATGATGAATTGACTAAGATTGCACCCACCTTTGTATTCGGCTCTCGCTACAACACAGACTATTGGCAGCATACTCAAGAAGAGTGGCATAAGCTTGGTAAAATTTTTGATATTGAACCGAAAGTCGACGCGGCTATCGCCAAATTAGACAAACAGTTTCAAGCCGTGCATGACTATAACCAGCAGCATAGTAGTAATGCGTTAGTAGTGATGGCTTCTGGAGGGAACATAAGCACGTTTGGCACGTCTTCCCGTTTCTCATCGGTGTTTCATGAGTTTGGCTTTAAAACCGCGGCTCAGGTTGACAACAAAGGGCAGCATGGTGACCTCATTTCTTACGAATATATTCGACAGCACAACCCAGATAACTTGTTCATCATTGATCGCGACAAGTTAGTCAATCCCAAAGACAGCCACACTCATGAAAATTTTGAGAATAAATTGGTGCAAGCCACCAAAGCCTATCAAGACGGTCATATGTATTATCTCGATTTAAATGCGTGGTATCTAGGTATCTCAGGGGTTCATGCGACAGAACAAATGATTCAAGACGTTCAACAAGCGACACAATAA
- a CDS encoding class II glutamine amidotransferase, with the protein MCRWLAYQGKAMYLDQLIYEPEYSLVHQSLEARKSPSRVNGDGFGLGWYTPERDTPGQFHEVSPAWSDENLRSLTHHITSHRFMAHVRASTGTQVSRSNCHPFIHQRWMFLHNGQIGEYERLRWGLDRLLPEYLYVQRKGTTDSELIFLLMLSYGLEDTPLMAIQETIHHIEHLRHTKGVEEPFKASMCLSDGDSLWVVRYSSDDKPPTVFLSYQEQGMIVASEPLNSDNSWVLLPKQSIHHLKCGEQTLTPLSCTPTMC; encoded by the coding sequence ATGTGTCGGTGGTTAGCTTATCAAGGTAAGGCCATGTATCTTGATCAACTCATTTACGAACCAGAATACTCGTTGGTTCATCAAAGCTTGGAAGCGCGAAAATCGCCCAGTCGGGTCAATGGTGATGGCTTTGGCCTTGGATGGTACACCCCTGAGCGTGACACTCCTGGACAATTTCATGAGGTGTCACCCGCATGGAGTGATGAAAATCTTCGATCACTCACTCATCATATTACCTCTCACCGATTTATGGCGCACGTGCGTGCGTCAACCGGAACGCAAGTATCGCGCTCCAATTGTCATCCCTTCATTCACCAGCGATGGATGTTTTTACATAATGGGCAAATCGGTGAATATGAGCGGCTACGTTGGGGATTGGATCGTTTACTCCCTGAATATCTCTATGTGCAGCGCAAAGGGACGACAGACAGTGAGCTCATTTTTTTATTGATGCTGTCCTATGGGTTAGAAGATACGCCGTTAATGGCCATTCAAGAGACCATTCATCATATCGAACACTTACGTCACACAAAGGGAGTCGAAGAACCTTTTAAAGCCTCGATGTGTTTGTCGGACGGTGACAGTTTGTGGGTGGTTCGCTATAGCAGTGATGATAAGCCTCCTACCGTGTTTCTCTCCTATCAAGAGCAGGGGATGATTGTCGCCTCTGAACCACTGAACAGTGATAATTCATGGGTGCTTTTACCTAAACAGTCAATTCATCATCTTAAATGTGGTGAACAGACACTAACCCCACTCAGTTGTACGCCCACCATGTGTTAA
- a CDS encoding cysteine-rich CWC family protein, which translates to MTIQTPCRAACKNDGGLCSGCYRTMPEILAWQHYSSAERQAIMNELNGIKHTHSCPACQQLTFCGRAAGQDSCWCLSVEEREPLTLTSQACLCRACLSQQPER; encoded by the coding sequence GTGACTATCCAAACGCCGTGCCGAGCGGCATGCAAAAATGACGGCGGTTTATGCTCTGGCTGCTACCGAACCATGCCTGAAATCTTGGCTTGGCAGCACTATTCCTCAGCAGAGCGACAAGCCATAATGAATGAGCTTAACGGCATAAAGCACACGCATAGCTGCCCAGCTTGTCAGCAACTCACGTTCTGTGGGCGTGCGGCTGGTCAAGACAGCTGTTGGTGCCTGTCCGTAGAAGAACGCGAGCCATTAACTCTGACGAGTCAGGCTTGCCTCTGTCGAGCCTGCTTGAGCCAACAGCCAGAGCGTTAA
- a CDS encoding MFS transporter, with product MIQKLVVSLSIYRGLPRNIYFLALARIILGLGNFIIPFLVLLLTDKLGYSATAAGTWAMGITATYFLGGLIGGKLSDVWGHKSVMVTGELLGAGVIIACGWVAQAPILVPVGLVIAYFFIGIAVPASNALVADFSQPHNRDAIMSLSYLAYNFGSAVGPIIAGYLFWHHTQWIFFGNGGAVLCGIVIVALFINVPSETSECHINELERPVEGSVWRVLKARPRLLVFTFLCGLLWYALNQMTMMSPLYLSALYDEQGPLIFGQLMTFACIAVVILTPLLMRLTRHQIETISLAYAGGLFMLGYGVIVLWPTIPAHFIAWLFLSAGEVLLLTKEGIYLANHSPASHRGRIQGVLVTLRSVLVMPSFMVIGFLIDRFGYHTTWLSIIAVALIAMFGFYVMSHQSRARSQRVDERVSE from the coding sequence TGATTCAGAAGCTGGTTGTTTCACTCTCGATTTACCGAGGGCTTCCTCGCAATATCTACTTCTTAGCTCTGGCCCGTATTATTTTAGGTCTGGGCAATTTTATTATTCCTTTTTTAGTGTTGTTGTTGACCGATAAGCTGGGGTATTCCGCCACAGCAGCCGGAACATGGGCAATGGGGATCACCGCGACCTATTTTTTAGGGGGATTGATCGGTGGTAAATTGTCCGATGTCTGGGGGCATAAATCGGTCATGGTGACCGGTGAGCTCCTAGGAGCCGGGGTGATTATTGCCTGCGGCTGGGTGGCACAAGCGCCCATACTTGTGCCGGTCGGATTAGTCATCGCGTATTTCTTTATTGGCATTGCCGTGCCAGCGAGTAATGCGCTGGTGGCCGATTTCTCACAGCCTCATAACCGTGATGCCATTATGTCATTGAGTTACCTCGCATATAATTTTGGCTCAGCGGTTGGCCCCATTATCGCGGGGTATTTGTTTTGGCATCACACGCAATGGATATTCTTTGGCAATGGCGGTGCGGTGTTATGTGGCATCGTCATTGTGGCGCTGTTTATTAATGTGCCCAGCGAGACGAGTGAATGTCATATCAATGAGCTTGAACGACCGGTAGAAGGCAGTGTGTGGCGGGTACTCAAAGCTCGCCCGCGTTTGCTGGTTTTTACGTTTCTCTGCGGCTTGTTGTGGTATGCCTTAAATCAAATGACGATGATGAGCCCTTTATATTTAAGTGCTCTGTATGATGAGCAAGGACCGTTGATTTTTGGTCAGCTAATGACATTTGCCTGTATTGCTGTTGTCATACTTACCCCTTTACTGATGAGACTCACGCGCCATCAAATAGAAACCATCAGTCTCGCTTATGCTGGGGGATTATTTATGCTTGGCTATGGGGTGATCGTACTATGGCCAACCATTCCGGCTCATTTCATCGCATGGTTATTCCTTTCGGCTGGTGAAGTTTTACTGTTGACCAAAGAGGGCATTTATTTAGCCAACCATTCGCCAGCGAGTCATCGAGGGCGTATTCAAGGTGTATTGGTAACGTTGCGCAGTGTGTTGGTGATGCCCAGTTTTATGGTTATCGGCTTTCTGATTGACCGCTTTGGTTACCACACAACTTGGCTGAGCATCATCGCGGTTGCACTGATTGCAATGTTTGGCTTTTATGTGATGTCTCACCAATCGAGGGCGAGGTCTCAGCGGGTCGATGAGAGGGTGAGCGAATAA